The Brassica oleracea var. oleracea cultivar TO1000 chromosome C6, BOL, whole genome shotgun sequence genome includes a region encoding these proteins:
- the LOC106297563 gene encoding uncharacterized protein At3g60930, chloroplastic-like, whose translation MTLSQRLLVADAHKMIRDERADRVEVGSSDVSGSGSEASGQASRSLRRTSREIPFDQIDYRPTIYHPGGIFEKLGPLPSELLLDPRAQLWGNVFDSCSSHKTVKDLLRRSGGAGVTYIIPSKGQRPWSPPIGYQCVYESYFGDHTKLWFPIPRLITSYAFRRDIAICQLLNGSLRIAVMLMVMAAEIDVSMSVRVFEELTFTKVEPHGIFSVKMRSSYNVLSGHPNKTKDWQCSYFYVKSDEHAFSEPPGDDYRVLWNKTLVRHPNTIAYPEKFFESAQAIAAHSHLRWPDLSREWIRRQEARIARADWESKLPVLLGPRKSRLSLFTRKQQKLLDEARKMDGVPDLRALLKGKLQLLSKKSIPADVQGSTSPDADQASKEGAPGLVDKDVGAEPPASSPKKKKKSKKPRRKATEELPLEEIASLDETSEGLETN comes from the exons ATGACCCTATCTCAACGCCTTTTGGTCGCTGATGCTCATAAGATGATCCGTGACGAACGCGCGGATCGCGTTGAAGTCGGGAGCAGTGACGTGAGCGGTAGCGGCTCTGAAGCGTCTGGCCAAGCCTCAAGATCTTTGAGACGAACTAGTCGGGAGATTCCTTTCGACCAGATAGACTACCGACCCACGATCTATCATCCTGGTGGGATCTTCGAAAAACTCGGCCCACTCCCGTCTGAATTGCTTCTTGACCCGCGGGCTCAGTTATGGGGGAATGTCTTCGATTCTTGCTCCTCCCACAAGACGGTGAAGGATTTGTTGAGGCGAAGTGGAGGTGCCGGCGTTACATACATCATTCCTTCCAAGGGACAGCGTCCTTGGTCGCCTCCGATTGGCTATCAGTGTGTCTATGAGTCTTATTTTGGAGACCATACGAAGCTCTGGTTTCCAATTCCCCGACTGATCACGTCGTACGCATTCCGTCGGGACATCGCCATCTGTCAGTTGCTTAACGGGTCGCTGCGCATCGCGGTTATGCTAATGGTGATGGCAGCGGAGATAGATGTTTCGATGAGTGTGAGAGTATTCGAAGAGTTGACTTTTACGAAGGTGGAGCCACATGGAATATTTTCAGTGAAGATGCGCTCGAGCTACAACGTCTTGTCAGGGCACCCGAACAAGACGAAGGACTGGCAGTGCTCATATTTTTACGTCAAATCTGACGAGCATGCCTTCTCGGAGCCACCTGGGGACGACTACCGCGTTCTATGGAACAAAACGCTTG TTCGTCACCCGAATACGATCGCATACCCGGAGAAATTCTTCGAGAGTGCTCAGGCGATCGCGGCTCACAGTCATCTTCGTTGGCCTGATCTTAGTCGAGAGTGGATAAGACGTCAAGAAGCTCGGATTGCTAGAG CTGATTGGGAATCGAAGCTTCCTGTTTTACTCGGGCCCCGTAAGTCGCGTCTGTCCCTTTTTACTCGGAAACAGCAGAAACTTCTGGACGAAGCTAGGAAGATGGACGGAGTGCCGGATTTGAGGGCACTGTTGAAGGGGAAGCTGCAATTGCTTTCGAAGAAGTCAATTCCTGCCGATGTGCAAGGGTCGACCAGTCCTGACGCAGACCAAGCTTCGAAGGAAGGAGCTCCTGGTTTAGTCGACAAAGACGTTGGGGCGGAACCTCCTGCCTCAAGTCCTAAAAAGAAGAAGAAGAGCAAGAAACCCAGGAGAAAAGCAACCGAAGAGCTTCCTCTTGAAGAGATCGCTTCTCTCGACGAAACCTCTGAGGGTTTGGAA ACAAACTAA